A genomic region of Pseudoalteromonas piscicida contains the following coding sequences:
- a CDS encoding ABC transporter permease: MFAKYAYRRLSLLCFMLFTLTIFTFALNYLFPGELITNFSGEVNSSYAQTQALVEKYRIEENIFVQYGAFMARMFEGDWGLSLSSGQPVLSHVKHLFPATLELCLYALTVAVIIGVPSGVIASAYHKKWPDKLINSLSLMGFSIPVFWLALLLIMAFCLGLGLFPMSGRIGLLYEIQPVTHFILIDIYLEGFPYGGAAFWDALHHLALPTVVLAMYPTTVLIRFTRDSMLEVLDQNYIKTARAKGLNRSQLIIHHALRNALLPVIKQIGLQFSTLITLAMITEVIFSWPGIGRWLIESIYQRDFPAIQGGLLAVSFFVIIANMLSDFIHSILDPLARNQAHGKV, translated from the coding sequence ATGTTCGCAAAATATGCTTATCGACGACTGAGCTTGCTTTGCTTTATGTTGTTTACCTTGACGATATTTACTTTCGCCCTCAATTACCTGTTTCCTGGTGAGTTGATCACTAACTTCAGTGGTGAAGTCAACTCAAGTTATGCCCAAACGCAGGCACTAGTTGAAAAATACCGTATTGAAGAAAATATCTTTGTGCAATATGGCGCGTTTATGGCTCGTATGTTTGAAGGCGACTGGGGTTTGTCTTTATCATCGGGCCAGCCCGTGCTTTCTCATGTGAAACATCTATTTCCAGCAACGCTTGAGCTATGTTTATATGCTTTGACGGTTGCAGTCATTATTGGCGTACCAAGTGGAGTAATAGCCAGCGCTTATCATAAAAAGTGGCCAGATAAGCTCATTAACTCATTAAGCTTGATGGGATTTTCCATTCCAGTTTTTTGGTTAGCCCTGCTGCTTATTATGGCATTTTGTCTGGGTCTTGGGCTTTTCCCCATGTCCGGTAGAATCGGCTTACTTTATGAAATACAGCCCGTTACTCATTTTATTCTGATTGATATTTATCTTGAAGGTTTCCCCTATGGCGGTGCCGCATTTTGGGATGCACTTCATCATTTAGCGCTGCCAACCGTTGTGCTGGCTATGTATCCAACGACAGTTTTGATCCGCTTTACTCGCGACTCTATGCTCGAAGTCCTCGACCAGAACTATATTAAAACAGCTAGAGCAAAAGGCCTTAATCGCAGCCAGCTTATCATTCACCACGCGCTGAGGAATGCGCTGCTACCAGTGATAAAGCAAATTGGTCTCCAATTTAGCACGCTCATCACACTTGCGATGATCACTGAGGTGATATTCTCTTGGCCTGGGATCGGTCGATGGTTAATTGAAAGCATCTATCAACGTGATTTCCCAGCTATCCAAGGGGGACTACTCGCGGTGTCTTTCTTTGTTATTATTGCCAACATGTTGTCTGATTTTATTCATTCGATACTCGACCCGCTCGCAAGGAATCAGGCTCATGGCAAAGTTTAA